A portion of the Candidatus Paracaedimonas acanthamoebae genome contains these proteins:
- the era gene encoding GTPase Era — protein sequence MQCGFVTIVGVPNAGKSTLVNQLVGSKVSIVSPKVQTTRRRILGVVMQDESQIILVDTPGIFEPKKRLERAMVAAAWSSIEGSDVILVIADATAYSQEPTLALIDKLKDANIPIWLAINKIDQCPRAQLLPLISQLTQDKPIQKTYLISALTRDGVDSLLKDLADKMPSAPWHFPEDQLSDLPQRLLAAEITREKIFQFLHQELPYAVTVEGEKWENFANGDVKISQVVFVMRESQRRILLGKDGQQIRRIGESARRDLQEILGTRVHLFLHVRVAKDWAERRQHYEEMGLEFKAGE from the coding sequence ATGCAGTGTGGTTTTGTAACAATTGTTGGGGTACCGAATGCCGGAAAATCAACCCTTGTCAATCAACTTGTCGGCTCAAAAGTAAGTATTGTCTCTCCCAAAGTTCAGACGACGCGGCGACGTATTCTGGGTGTTGTCATGCAAGATGAGAGCCAAATTATCTTAGTTGATACCCCCGGAATTTTTGAACCTAAGAAACGTCTTGAGCGAGCCATGGTGGCGGCTGCGTGGAGTTCTATTGAAGGCTCTGACGTTATTCTTGTGATCGCAGATGCAACGGCATACTCGCAGGAACCAACGCTTGCTTTGATTGACAAGCTTAAAGATGCGAATATTCCCATTTGGTTAGCGATTAATAAGATTGATCAATGTCCGCGAGCTCAACTTTTGCCGCTCATTTCTCAATTAACGCAAGATAAACCTATTCAAAAGACCTATCTTATCTCGGCTTTAACTCGAGATGGCGTGGACTCTTTATTGAAAGATCTTGCGGATAAGATGCCTTCCGCGCCATGGCATTTTCCAGAAGATCAGCTGTCAGATTTACCGCAAAGGCTCCTAGCTGCTGAAATTACACGCGAGAAAATCTTTCAATTTCTTCACCAAGAATTACCCTATGCGGTTACGGTGGAGGGCGAAAAATGGGAAAATTTTGCAAATGGAGATGTAAAAATCTCTCAAGTTGTCTTTGTGATGCGAGAAAGCCAGCGCCGCATTTTATTGGGTAAAGACGGGCAACAAATTCGGAGGATTGGTGAATCCGCACGACGAGATCTTCAAGAGATTTTAGGCACGCGTGTGCATTTATTCCTTCATGTTCGCGTGGCAAAAGACTGGGCTGAGAGGCGTCAACATTACGAAGAAATGGGCCTTGAATTTAAGGCGGGTGAGTAA
- a CDS encoding C1 family peptidase, producing the protein MTSISHKLNKQRARYLAFCSFFFAMFNAWNSLATYHKIDLEETPVDFYTSGKCPCSTGSIEYEKKLPFYHYLKMTSVKDQGPLGTCVSFATSATAEYYYQRRFSEAEFTVLAQTHRLGNHCEGGLFLGNALRVAKQYGFVPEDKLPYDRYLEEVALKNGINISYEGWEDDLRAQEDAKVCTMSDYNGTMKEFGIDLALSSLSKKATAPVGKPLEADIESVEKALCCGSPVVAALDIYQNCWDNPISRNGYQISMPTLYDSIEGSHAIVITGFDFKRKLFEIKNSWGLKWGKKGYAYLPYDYLEQYATELVAVGTPLSKN; encoded by the coding sequence ATGACCAGTATTTCGCATAAATTAAACAAACAAAGAGCCCGCTATCTGGCTTTTTGCTCATTTTTCTTTGCTATGTTCAATGCGTGGAATTCTCTTGCTACATACCATAAAATAGATCTCGAAGAAACGCCGGTTGATTTTTATACCTCAGGAAAATGTCCTTGCTCTACTGGCTCAATCGAATATGAGAAAAAATTACCTTTCTATCATTACTTAAAAATGACGTCCGTAAAGGATCAGGGTCCTTTAGGAACATGTGTTAGCTTTGCAACTAGCGCAACTGCAGAATATTACTATCAACGCCGTTTTTCTGAAGCGGAATTTACAGTATTGGCTCAAACCCATAGATTAGGAAATCATTGCGAAGGAGGTTTATTTTTAGGGAACGCCCTTCGCGTCGCCAAACAATATGGATTTGTCCCGGAAGATAAACTTCCTTATGATAGATATCTTGAAGAAGTTGCTCTTAAAAACGGAATCAATATCTCTTATGAAGGTTGGGAAGATGATCTTAGAGCACAAGAAGATGCCAAAGTTTGCACAATGAGCGACTATAATGGGACCATGAAAGAATTTGGTATTGATCTTGCGTTAAGTTCTCTTTCTAAAAAAGCAACGGCTCCCGTTGGGAAACCTTTAGAAGCAGATATAGAATCGGTGGAAAAAGCTTTATGTTGTGGGTCTCCAGTTGTGGCTGCCCTTGATATCTATCAAAATTGCTGGGATAATCCCATTTCAAGAAATGGCTATCAAATAAGTATGCCCACCCTTTATGACTCCATAGAAGGCTCACATGCCATCGTCATTACGGGTTTTGACTTTAAACGTAAATTATTTGAAATTAAAAATAGCTGGGGTCTTAAATGGGGCAAAAAAGGTTATGCTTATCTTCCATATGACTATCTAGAGCAATACGCAACAGAACTCGTTGCCGTCGGCACACCTTTGTCAAAAAATTGA